Genomic window (Vibrio gallicus):
AGGTTTAGTTGAAGTGGTATTGTGTTGAAGTGGTATTGGCAAACTCATTTATGTCGGGTGGACGACACTTGTTACCAAGTGCCGTCTCCCTAAGAACCCAGCGTGCAACTTTCACTGCACTAGGCTCAAGCCTCCACAAAGGCATCAGATGATACCCAGCAACTTATAAAGCAGTCGGAGCAGGTTCGTTCCAAGAGTTACGAGCTAACCTTTTTGACTTCCTTTTAGCCAAGTATTCTTGGTAAAGAGGGTCAAAGGGTGTCGCTGCACTTCGGATTTTCACATGTCTTTCTATCGGCACTTTAGCTATTTGGAACAGATTGAACTGGCAATCCATATCCATGATCTTCTGCCAACCGTGAAACTGCCACTGGCCTTTTCGGTTGATGAAGTATTTTAGGGCAATCCAAGTTTTAGACTTTGTTGGATGACGCCTTTTAGCCCAGTGCCATAACGAATGGAATAGCTTGTGACCTATATATCCGAATACCTGTTTGGCCACGCAGTGTCGATAATAGTTCGACCATCCCCTGAGCTTCGGATTTATCAGTTTGATAAGATCATTCACTGGAAGGGTTACGTGCTTTTTGATGAGTTCACGCAGGTTACTTAAGAACATCAACGTATTGGATTTACTCGGCTTAATGAGCAGTTTCCCTTTGTACTTTCTATGGTTGAACCCAAGAAAGTCAAAGCCATCGTTGATATGAGTAATATGCGTTTTATCTTCGGATAATGTTAAGCCTCTTTCCGCTAAGAAATCAGCAATCAACGGTTTGATATCGTTCTCCAGCACTTCCTTTGAAGCGCAAGTGACGACGAAGTCGTCGGCGTATCCAATGAAGTTAGCTCTTGCACCCTTTTTGAGTGCAGTAGACTTAATGTGCTGTTCGAGACCAGAGAGTGTCATTAACATCAAGGTTGGGGATATAATCCCGCCTTGAGGAGTGCCTTCATCGGTGTCGTAAAATAGCCCTTTGTCTACAAAACCAGACTTTAGCCATTGCTCCAACATACGTTTATCAACAGCAACATTGTCCATAAGCCATTGATGCCCTATTTTGTCGAAACAGGCTTTTATGTCCCCTTCAAGAACCCATTGCGCTGACCGTTTCTGACCCAAGCAGATAAAACACTGGCCGATTGCGTCAGCAGTGCTTCGCCTTGGTCTAAAACCGTAGCTGTTAGGGTCGGCAAGACTTTCTGACACAGGCTCTAATGCTAATAGGTG
Coding sequences:
- the ltrA gene encoding group II intron reverse transcriptase/maturase, producing MMISTEISASPDSVQWQSIDWKSVEAHVLKLQMRIAKATREGKHGKLKALQWILTHSRSAKLLAVKRVSQNKGSKTSGIDGVIWNTDTRRMKAVNQLSRKAYKAQPLKRIYIPKKNGKLRPLGIPCMIDRAQQALHLLALEPVSESLADPNSYGFRPRRSTADAIGQCFICLGQKRSAQWVLEGDIKACFDKIGHQWLMDNVAVDKRMLEQWLKSGFVDKGLFYDTDEGTPQGGIISPTLMLMTLSGLEQHIKSTALKKGARANFIGYADDFVVTCASKEVLENDIKPLIADFLAERGLTLSEDKTHITHINDGFDFLGFNHRKYKGKLLIKPSKSNTLMFLSNLRELIKKHVTLPVNDLIKLINPKLRGWSNYYRHCVAKQVFGYIGHKLFHSLWHWAKRRHPTKSKTWIALKYFINRKGQWQFHGWQKIMDMDCQFNLFQIAKVPIERHVKIRSAATPFDPLYQEYLAKRKSKRLARNSWNEPAPTAL